A single region of the Hymenobacter siberiensis genome encodes:
- a CDS encoding GNAT family N-acetyltransferase yields the protein MENQQVWLLPLEATDFADLYAAASDPKVWEQHPNKDRWKPEAFGTYFEGAMAQKALKIVDKATNSILGSTRFYDYDAQDDSILIGYTFYATRYWGKGFNLGVKALMLDYVFQFVSRVYFHIGADNMRSQIAIGRLGAEKIAEEEIAYFGEAPKLNFVYRLEKKAWLNR from the coding sequence TTGGAAAACCAACAAGTCTGGCTGCTGCCGTTGGAAGCAACTGACTTTGCCGACTTGTATGCCGCCGCCTCCGACCCAAAAGTCTGGGAGCAGCACCCCAATAAAGACCGATGGAAGCCTGAGGCATTTGGGACCTATTTTGAAGGGGCCATGGCGCAAAAGGCCCTCAAGATTGTGGATAAGGCCACGAACAGCATTCTGGGCAGCACTCGTTTCTACGACTATGACGCGCAGGATGACAGCATCCTGATTGGCTACACGTTCTATGCCACCCGGTATTGGGGCAAAGGCTTCAATTTAGGGGTGAAAGCGCTGATGCTGGATTACGTGTTCCAATTCGTATCCAGAGTCTACTTTCATATTGGTGCGGATAATATGCGGTCGCAAATAGCCATTGGCCGCCTAGGGGCGGAAAAAATTGCGGAGGAAGAAATAGCCTATTTTGGCGAAGCTCCGAAGTTGAATTTTGTGTATCGGCTGGAGAAGAAAGCCTGGCTAAACCGCTAA
- a CDS encoding FG-GAP-like repeat-containing protein yields MKLPLHFWVPAARLVAAAGLFGAALSARAQNFGAMIPYSVGSNVAPLGVTLADFNGDGRLDLLTANDPSQSLSLLYGQSNGTLGQLQLLPAAGAGAVALKVGDLNRDGRPDVVVAGAGSGGVLIGTAAGVLIPPGYQFSLRMTSNPGALALGDVNGDGQPDAVAVAGASTGNSHDEQAAVLLGRVNGSFAPALTYSLAAGSQPEAVALGDVNGDGRPDLAVASLGTDAVQVLLNLGNGLFGSATSYSMGVGTGPLGIAVADVNGDGQPDLLTANHAGSVGVRLNSGGQFGPVTIYPVGAAPVGMAVGDVNNDGLPDVVTAGFGSDQLSVLLGTGAGLFGPVTNYAIGPGSSPISVAIGDINGDGAPDLVSSNFNAGTAGVFLSQAPVLNLTGPASGGAGTPITLTGTRLVGATAVTFSSNTQVVTTVPATSFTSTNYTATPNTIGLVVPAGLVVGPYLLAVVTPHGTSPATGFGVSALLATVPGLLAEQVDVFPSPAHARATVRVPPGPGMGTMRLRLCDALGRLVSTVEAMVPATGLHQELDLRHLVPGLYVLQVQAGATTVTRRLLVD; encoded by the coding sequence ATGAAGCTACCACTACATTTTTGGGTGCCGGCCGCGCGGCTGGTGGCAGCAGCTGGGCTTTTCGGGGCCGCACTGTCTGCGCGGGCACAGAATTTTGGGGCCATGATTCCGTATAGCGTCGGCAGCAACGTCGCGCCTCTCGGGGTGACTCTGGCTGATTTCAACGGCGACGGCCGCCTCGACCTCCTCACGGCCAACGACCCCAGCCAATCGCTGAGCCTGCTCTACGGGCAGAGCAATGGCACCCTAGGCCAGCTTCAGCTGCTGCCAGCAGCCGGTGCCGGTGCGGTGGCCCTGAAAGTGGGCGACCTCAACCGCGACGGGCGCCCCGATGTGGTGGTAGCCGGTGCCGGCTCGGGCGGCGTGCTGATTGGTACCGCTGCCGGGGTACTCATCCCGCCCGGGTATCAGTTTTCGCTGCGCATGACCAGCAACCCGGGTGCGCTAGCACTGGGCGACGTGAACGGCGACGGCCAGCCCGATGCGGTGGCCGTGGCAGGGGCCAGCACGGGCAACAGCCACGACGAGCAGGCCGCCGTGCTGCTGGGCCGCGTAAACGGCTCGTTTGCGCCTGCCCTCACCTATTCTCTCGCCGCCGGCAGCCAGCCCGAAGCCGTAGCGCTGGGCGACGTGAACGGCGATGGCCGACCCGACCTGGCCGTGGCCAGCCTTGGCACCGATGCCGTACAGGTACTCCTGAACCTGGGCAATGGCCTGTTTGGGAGCGCCACGAGCTATAGTATGGGCGTCGGGACCGGGCCGCTGGGAATAGCCGTGGCCGACGTGAATGGCGATGGCCAGCCCGACCTGCTCACGGCCAACCACGCCGGAAGCGTGGGGGTGCGCCTGAATTCCGGGGGGCAGTTCGGGCCGGTCACGATTTACCCCGTCGGTGCGGCGCCGGTGGGTATGGCCGTGGGCGATGTGAACAACGACGGCCTTCCCGACGTGGTGACCGCCGGGTTCGGCAGCGACCAGCTGTCGGTGCTGCTGGGGACTGGGGCGGGCTTGTTTGGGCCGGTCACCAACTACGCCATCGGCCCCGGTAGCAGCCCCATCAGCGTAGCCATCGGCGACATAAACGGTGATGGTGCCCCCGATTTGGTGTCGTCAAATTTCAACGCTGGCACCGCCGGTGTATTCCTCAGCCAGGCTCCCGTGCTAAACCTGACCGGCCCCGCGAGCGGCGGCGCGGGCACGCCCATTACCCTCACCGGTACCCGACTGGTTGGTGCCACGGCGGTTACGTTCAGCAGTAATACCCAGGTTGTGACCACCGTGCCCGCTACCAGCTTCACCAGTACCAATTACACGGCCACGCCCAACACCATCGGGCTGGTGGTGCCGGCTGGCCTGGTCGTGGGCCCCTATCTACTGGCAGTCGTGACGCCGCATGGCACCAGCCCGGCCACCGGTTTCGGGGTCAGCGCGCTCCTGGCAACGGTGCCCGGGCTGCTGGCTGAACAGGTGGATGTGTTTCCGAGCCCAGCTCATGCGCGGGCCACAGTGCGGGTACCGCCCGGCCCGGGCATGGGTACCATGCGCCTGCGCCTGTGCGACGCCTTGGGTCGGCTGGTATCCACGGTGGAGGCGATGGTGCCCGCTACAGGCCTGCACCAGGAACTGGACCTGCGGCACCTCGTTCCGGGCCTGTACGTGCTGCAAGTGCAGGCCGGGGCCACAACGGTTACGCGCCGTCTGCTGGTGGATTAA
- a CDS encoding COG3415 family protein yields the protein MKAYSIDLRERVAAACAAPQARIYQVAAQFSVSISFVDKLLRRQRTSGSLAALPANGGPLPRLDPAGQDLLRACLVAQPDATLAELATALLAADGPALSRTSTWRAVERLGWGRKKKASTPPSVTPNAS from the coding sequence ATGAAAGCATATTCGATTGATTTGCGGGAACGGGTAGCGGCGGCATGTGCCGCACCGCAGGCCCGGATTTATCAGGTGGCGGCGCAATTTAGCGTCTCCATCTCCTTCGTGGACAAGCTTTTGCGCCGGCAGCGCACGAGCGGTTCGCTGGCGGCCCTGCCCGCGAACGGCGGCCCACTGCCGCGCCTGGACCCGGCTGGCCAGGACCTATTGCGGGCCTGTCTGGTGGCGCAGCCCGACGCGACCCTGGCCGAACTGGCCACGGCCCTGCTCGCCGCCGACGGTCCGGCCCTGAGCCGCACGAGTACGTGGCGGGCGGTGGAGCGCCTGGGATGGGGGCGCAAAAAAAAAGCGTCCACGCCGCCGAGCGTGACACCGAACGCGTCGTAG
- a CDS encoding ParA family protein has protein sequence MKVIAIAQHKGGVGKTTSALGIGHSLVLLGHRVLLIDCDPQSNLTSTFANVQAPNLCMVLRGEATLAEVVQPMGDNLSLIASRPELSPLERMIGADATHPNLLRRQLAGLEKQYDYVVIDTPPSMGPMTVMSLTAAHYVLAPMRPDPFAFAGFYKLLDMLEAVRDNFNPALELKGVFLTQYHPSYRGQVYHDFAAELAQQARVRGLLTETSIRINAKLVEAVALKKSIHAHAPESNSAHDYLALTQELLTRIAQ, from the coding sequence ATGAAAGTTATTGCAATTGCCCAGCACAAGGGAGGGGTGGGGAAAACGACTTCGGCGCTCGGCATAGGTCATTCCCTGGTGCTGCTCGGTCACCGGGTGCTGCTCATCGATTGTGACCCTCAGAGTAACCTTACCTCAACCTTTGCTAATGTGCAAGCCCCCAACCTGTGCATGGTCCTGCGGGGGGAGGCAACGCTAGCCGAGGTGGTGCAGCCCATGGGGGACAACCTGAGCCTGATTGCTTCCCGGCCCGAACTAAGCCCCCTCGAACGCATGATTGGGGCCGATGCCACGCATCCCAATCTCCTCCGCCGGCAGCTGGCAGGCTTGGAGAAGCAGTACGATTACGTCGTTATCGATACGCCGCCTTCCATGGGCCCCATGACGGTGATGAGCCTGACCGCGGCCCATTACGTGCTGGCCCCCATGCGCCCCGACCCGTTTGCTTTTGCCGGCTTTTACAAGCTGCTTGACATGCTGGAAGCGGTGCGGGACAATTTTAACCCGGCCCTTGAATTGAAGGGCGTCTTTCTGACGCAATACCACCCCAGCTACCGCGGGCAGGTGTACCACGATTTTGCGGCGGAGCTGGCCCAGCAAGCACGCGTACGGGGCCTGTTGACGGAAACGTCCATCCGCATCAACGCCAAACTGGTGGAAGCCGTGGCCTTGAAAAAAAGCATTCACGCCCATGCGCCGGAATCCAACAGCGCGCACGACTACCTGGCCCTTACCCAAGAACTTTTAACCCGCATTGCGCAATGA
- a CDS encoding IS630 family transposase translates to MRRLFLEAIQEEDVRRFVFVDETSTNLTYCRRYGRAPAGQRLDQAVPLHGGPNVTLIAALTPDGLGALLSVNGAVNGDVFAAYLDQVLGPNLRPGDVVVLDNLSVHKVEGLDEIVKKYGARLRYLPPYSPDFNPIELAFSKLKTWLRTAKARTRDLLEEAIRTAADWITEQDAKNWFDHCGYHVQ, encoded by the coding sequence ATGCGCCGCTTATTTTTGGAAGCCATTCAGGAAGAAGATGTGCGCCGTTTCGTGTTCGTGGACGAGACGAGCACCAACCTCACCTACTGCCGCCGTTACGGCCGGGCCCCGGCCGGCCAGCGCCTGGACCAGGCCGTGCCGTTGCACGGCGGCCCGAACGTGACGCTCATCGCCGCCCTGACCCCGGACGGGCTCGGAGCCTTGTTGAGCGTTAACGGGGCCGTTAATGGCGACGTGTTTGCCGCCTACCTCGACCAGGTGCTCGGCCCCAACCTGCGGCCGGGCGACGTAGTAGTGCTCGATAATCTGTCGGTACACAAGGTGGAAGGCTTGGACGAAATCGTGAAAAAGTACGGGGCTCGGCTGCGCTACCTGCCGCCCTATTCGCCGGATTTCAATCCCATTGAACTCGCTTTTAGCAAACTCAAGACCTGGTTGCGCACCGCGAAAGCCCGCACCCGCGACTTGCTGGAGGAAGCCATCCGGACCGCCGCCGACTGGATAACCGAACAGGATGCCAAGAACTGGTTTGACCATTGCGGATATCATGTACAGTGA
- a CDS encoding MBL fold metallo-hydrolase, with protein sequence MKSTLILAAALASFAVQAQAQAVSTPRVAADQIATKKGPLTVQPITHGSVVFTWGGKTIYVDPYGGAAAYAGLAAPDVILITDIHGDHLDPKTLAGLSIGKALMVVPQAVADMLPAQYKAQVRILSNGQQLDTLGLKVAAVPMYNLPEAADAMHPKGRGNGYVLTLGGKNVYLSGDTEDIAEMRALKGIDVAFVCMNLPYTMDVNQAAQGVLAFKPGIVYPYHYRGQSGLSDVASFKKTVNTSNKKIDVRLRNWYPAAQ encoded by the coding sequence ATGAAATCCACCCTAATCCTTGCTGCTGCCCTGGCTTCATTTGCGGTTCAGGCGCAGGCCCAAGCCGTCAGCACGCCGCGCGTGGCCGCCGACCAGATTGCCACTAAAAAAGGTCCCCTCACGGTGCAGCCCATCACGCACGGCAGCGTGGTGTTTACGTGGGGCGGCAAGACCATTTACGTAGACCCCTACGGCGGGGCCGCGGCCTATGCTGGCCTGGCCGCACCCGATGTTATCCTCATCACCGACATTCACGGCGACCACTTGGACCCGAAAACCCTGGCGGGGCTCTCCATAGGCAAGGCCCTGATGGTGGTGCCCCAGGCGGTGGCCGATATGCTGCCGGCGCAGTACAAGGCACAGGTACGCATTCTGAGCAACGGTCAGCAACTCGATACGCTGGGCCTGAAGGTTGCGGCCGTTCCGATGTACAACCTGCCCGAAGCGGCCGACGCCATGCACCCCAAAGGCCGGGGCAATGGCTACGTGCTGACCCTGGGCGGCAAAAACGTCTACCTCTCCGGCGACACCGAAGATATTGCCGAAATGCGCGCCCTCAAGGGCATCGACGTGGCCTTCGTGTGCATGAACCTGCCTTATACCATGGACGTGAACCAGGCCGCGCAGGGGGTATTGGCCTTTAAACCGGGTATTGTTTACCCGTACCACTACCGTGGGCAAAGCGGCCTGAGCGATGTGGCCAGCTTTAAGAAAACCGTGAACACGTCCAATAAGAAGATTGACGTCCGGCTGCGCAACTGGTATCCGGCGGCCCAATAA